Proteins found in one Amblyraja radiata isolate CabotCenter1 chromosome 15, sAmbRad1.1.pri, whole genome shotgun sequence genomic segment:
- the LOC116981572 gene encoding oocyte zinc finger protein XlCOF15-like isoform X1 encodes MTARQQVHTRERPFTCSECGKKYAQSSHLLIHQRVHAGDTEFECSECGKSFPSTSSLIRHQQIHTEERPFKCSDCGKSFSLSSTLNRHQQIHVGRSFICSECGNRFVHSTDLLRHQQTHTGDKPFICTMCGKGFPVRYNLQRHERLHAGAKHFNCAECGKILTRLSCLMRHQQSHTVERPFTCFECGKGFPQSAALLRHQRIHTGYTSREFVYGNLKLNVTSDRSPAPMSSILESGRGNAHQLYF; translated from the exons ATGACGGCACGCCAGCAGGTTCACAcgagggagaggccgttcacctgctctgagtgtggaAAGAAATACGCTCAGTCATCCCACTTGTTGATACACCAGCGGGTTCACGCTGGGGATACGGAGTTTGAATGCTCTGAATGTGGGAAGAGCTTCCCGTCGACATCTAGCCTGATAAGGCATCAACAGATTCACACTGAAGAGAGGCCGTTCAAATGCTCTGATTGCGGGAAGAGCTTCAGTCTGTCATCTACCCTGAATAGACATCAGCAAATCCATGTGGGCAGATCATTTATCTGTTCTGAGTGTGGAAACAGATTTGTACATTCAACAGACCTACTGAGACACCAGCAAACGCATACAGGAGATAAGCCGTTTATCTGCACGATGTGTGGGAAAGGGTTCCCTGTGCGTTACAATCTGCAGAGACATGAGCGACTTCACGCTGGGGCGAAGCACTTCAACTGTGCAGAGTGCGGGAAAATATTAACTCGCTTATCATGCCTGATGAGGCACCAGCAATCTCACACCGTGGAGAGGCCGTTTACCTGCTtcgagtgtgggaagggattccctCAGTCGGCCGCCTTGCTAAGACATCAGCGTATTCACACCG GGTACACAAGCAGAGAGTTTGTCTATGGGAATCTCAAACTTAATGTCACATCAGACAGGTCACCAGCACCAATGTCCTCAATCCTTGAATCTGGAAGAGGAAATGCTCATCAGTTGTATTTCTGA
- the LOC116981572 gene encoding zinc finger protein 586-like isoform X2, giving the protein MTARQQVHTRERPFTCSECGKKYAQSSHLLIHQRVHAGDTEFECSECGKSFPSTSSLIRHQQIHTEERPFKCSDCGKSFSLSSTLNRHQQIHVGRSFICSECGNRFVHSTDLLRHQQTHTGDKPFICTMCGKGFPVRYNLQRHERLHAGAKHFNCAECGKILTRLSCLMRHQQSHTVERPFTCFECGKGFPQSAALLRHQRIHTGERPFICSECGKGFTRACHLLRHQQTHTEKD; this is encoded by the coding sequence ATGACGGCACGCCAGCAGGTTCACAcgagggagaggccgttcacctgctctgagtgtggaAAGAAATACGCTCAGTCATCCCACTTGTTGATACACCAGCGGGTTCACGCTGGGGATACGGAGTTTGAATGCTCTGAATGTGGGAAGAGCTTCCCGTCGACATCTAGCCTGATAAGGCATCAACAGATTCACACTGAAGAGAGGCCGTTCAAATGCTCTGATTGCGGGAAGAGCTTCAGTCTGTCATCTACCCTGAATAGACATCAGCAAATCCATGTGGGCAGATCATTTATCTGTTCTGAGTGTGGAAACAGATTTGTACATTCAACAGACCTACTGAGACACCAGCAAACGCATACAGGAGATAAGCCGTTTATCTGCACGATGTGTGGGAAAGGGTTCCCTGTGCGTTACAATCTGCAGAGACATGAGCGACTTCACGCTGGGGCGAAGCACTTCAACTGTGCAGAGTGCGGGAAAATATTAACTCGCTTATCATGCCTGATGAGGCACCAGCAATCTCACACCGTGGAGAGGCCGTTTACCTGCTtcgagtgtgggaagggattccctCAGTCGGCCGCCTTGCTAAGACATCAGCGTATTCACACCGGTGAGAGGCCATTTatctgctctgagtgtgggaagggattcacccGGGCATGTCATCTGCTGAGACACCAGCAAACTCACACTGAGAAGGATTAA